From the Macaca nemestrina isolate mMacNem1 chromosome 7, mMacNem.hap1, whole genome shotgun sequence genome, the window TGGGCCCCATCTCAACTCTCTCATTACAGAAGAGTCGAAGGATCTGGCTGCCCGCCTGCAACGTTCATCGCAGCGTACGGAAGAGTTAGAGCGGGCTCTGTCTGCTGTCACCGCCACACAGAAGAAGGCGGCGGACAAGGTGAGTCTGACCACCTGCCCCATCTCCTGGGAGCCCGGCTTCACAGATGGAGGAGTGAGCCTAAAGGCCCCTTCTGCAGGATGGAGTGTCCTGCCCAGAAAGCGGCATGGCCATGTCTCGCTGCTTTTGTGTCTGGTTGTTAGAGGCAGCCTGGGGCTGAGTCAGCTGCTGTGGGTGAGTTGGGGAGTGCGGTGGGGAGCGAGCACTGGACACAGAGCTTGGAGGCCAAGTGCCTGCCCTGCCCTTACCTGGCTGGGGTCTTGGCCAAGTCCTAGGTGGGGTATTGGGTACTTGTACTGTGAAGGTACAGAAGAGTACCTTTAGTATGTTACCATTTCTGTAGAGaggaaacgtgtgtgtgtgtgtgtgtgtgtgtgtgtacatactatgaaaatgtacataaaataagACTGCAAGGTTCATAAAAAACTcaggagagagcaagagagtgGCTGGGAGATACTTCCCTTCTGTACCTTCTGAATTTTGGACTTTGCGAATGTATCATCCTTTCAAACAGTGAACAAGAGATTCAGTTTCCCCTTCCTATCTGTGTCCCCCAGCAAGAAAAATGGGCTTAGAGAATCAGATAGATCTAGCTattgaaatcccagctctgcctaaGTGATCTTAGGCAAGCACTTAACCTCAAATActccatgtgttttcatgtacACAATAGAGGGAATCATAGTAACTGTCTCCtatggtggttgtgaggattaaatgggattgCTAGCATGGTACCTGGTGAAGCACTCCATAAAGGTTCAAACAGTGCTGGTCATAACAGTAATAACAAGAGCAATATTAActgatctctctgggcctctgttagGCAGCTGTAAATTCGATCTCTTTCCCTGTCCCTTCCAACTTTACTGAGTTCTTTTAAAAACCAGACCACGGGTAAATGCCTTGATGTGTACTGACCGTGTTGTATATTGAGCCTAGCCCTAGCCTGTTTAAGGGGCACTGTATGGAATGGCCCAGGTTCCCCAGATAGAAACTTCTCACTCTTCACCATCCAGTCCTCGAGCCGCAGTGAAACACTTCTCAAGACGCAGTTAGAGCGGTCCTTACAGGAGCGGGCACTGCTGAAAGCGCACGTGACACAGGTGAGGTTTTGCAGAGGGAGGGATGTGGAAGGAAGGTGACCCCAGGTGGCCAGGAGCAGGTGAGGACCAGTGACAGCCCTTCGTAACTTCTGTTCCCATTCTTGCAGGTGAAGGAATCGCTGAAGCTAGTACAGCTACAGAGAGATGAATATGCGGAACATATAAAAGCAGAGAGGGCCCAGTGGCAGGAGACGATGAGGAAAATGTCCCAGGAGGTGAGATCTGACCCTTCAGCCCCCCATCTTAGATAGGTCACTGGATCTTTCTGGGCATCTGTAACATGGGAATATACAGCCAGAGGTGGTCATGGGTCTGGGCtttgtggaggtgggggcagagaggCAGATGGTAGCCTGTGGAGCCACCAGCCCCTCTCTCCAGGGCCCTTTTCCCCTGTGCTTTGGGCAGCTTTGCACCTTAAAGAAGGAGAAGCTGCATGACATGCATCGGGTGGAGGAGCTGGAGAGGAGCTTATCCCAACTCAAACACCAGATGGGTAAGATGGGGCTGGTGTGACCTGGGAGCAGGCCTGGCATCAGAGGGGGCTCTGGGGGTGGCTTAGAATGCcccagggaggtgggtggatggaagggcTTTGAGGCAGAGGGAAAGAGGTCTGTGCCGGGAAACAGCAAGTCTTGTTATCTCCATGAGCCTGAGTGTCCCCATCAGCAAAGAGGGCCCGTTGTCAGCCACCCACAGTGCTCTCCATCTGAAAGTGGTTTGGAAGATTGGCTACCATCCGGGTGCGAGGAATCATTAGCAGTGAGGCCAAGTTTGGGGAGCCTGAGAGGAGCTGTGCACCAAGAGGAGGgtgttttttgttggtggtggtggtgggtttttgtttgtttgttttttgagaatcTAGAGGCCCTTATTGTCTGCTTCCTTTCTCAGCTGAACCCCAGCCCCCGGAGCCCCCAGCAGTGCCCCCTGAGGAGGAGCTGCAGCACCTGAGGAAGGAACTAGAGAGGGTGTCAGCAGAGCTCCAGGCCCACGTGGAAAACCATCAACACGTAAGTCCCCTGAACCAGGCACAAAAGTAGAGgctcgggaggcaggaggagaggctTCAGCAGCTGGCCGAGCCACAGAGCGGCGTCGAGGAGCCGGTTGGTTGCCCCACCTGCGGAGCCTGCCCTCCTCCCTAGCCCTCCAGGCCtttgtttccccacctgtaaaaggGGGCAGTGTAGCCCTCTCGTGAAATGTTACTTCTCAAGGCACCTGTGAGCCAGAGCCCTGCTCTGGTGGCTGTGGGAGAGAAGAGATGATTTTTCTAACCTGCCTCCACCCTTCCCGGTGCCATGGGGGGCAGACACCGAGTTCTAGGGTCTTCAACTGCAGTGGGTGGCTGCTGATTGCTTCTCTCTgtccagaacaatgagaacaagagCGCACTGTACTTGGAGATGCAAGTCGAAGAGCTGCAGGAGAAGCTGGGCCAGGTGAATGAGACAGGAACCTCGATCCAGAAGGAACCAGAGGCAGCGGTCCCAGCCCCAGGGACTGGGGGCGAGTCTGTGAGTGGGGAGACCCCCCAGGCCCTGCAGGAAGTCATGGAGAAGCTGGAGGTGAGTGAGTCCTGGAATAGGCCAAGAAGGGCAGGGGTAGGCAGGTCGCTGCTGAGAGGTGACCCCATTATTTTGGCTCCAGAGCGGCCTTATGGACCTCCTGGAGGAGAAGGCGGACCTGAGGGAGCGTGTGGAGAAACTAGAACATCGATTCACGCAGTACTGGAGGGAGAGATGCCATCAGTGAGTGGGAGGCCAGAGCAAggcagggggagctgcagggccgTCGGAGCGGCCCCAGGGTCTGAGCCCCGTCCTCCCGCaggaaaattaaacaacttaTAAAGGAGCCAGAGGGCCATGCCACAGAGGCCACACCGGGAGGAGGACATCATCAGACTGGCCCAAGACGACGAGATGAAGGTAGGGTGTGCAACCTCCTTGCGGGGGTAGGGGTCGGGTTGGGGGTGGCGTGAAGGTGGGGGCAGGCCGCAGCCTGACACCTGAGCACCCCTCCCTCCAGGTGGAGCTGCTAGAGCTGCAGGAGTTGCTGTTGCGGCTGGTGCTGACCGCAACAAAGGGCACAGAAAATTCCTGGCCGCTGCCCAGAGCCCTGATAATGAGCCCGGTCCAGAAGCCCCACCCCCCCAGGAGCTTGGGGCTGCCCACAAGCATGGTGGTGAGTAGAGCCCTCATGCAGGGCGGGCAGGCAGGAGCAGGGGGTTTGCACTGTGCTCAGATCCCCGCCTCCCTCTCTCCAAAGATCTTTGTGAGGTGAGCCTCAGAGTCAGCGCCGAGACTGGGCAAGGAGAGGCCACGGAGGGGTCTCCCCAGGACAACCCTACTGCTCAGCCCATCGCGCAGGAGCACCAGGAGCACCAGGAGCACCCAGGCTTGGGCAGCAACCGCTGCGTGCCGTTCTTTTGCTGGGCTTGGCTGCGGAGAAGAAGGAGAtaaacatcaccatcatcaaagagctgatcaagacattttttaaaaagaaagttgtaGGGTTGATCTCCTACACAATTCATTTACTTCATTCGAATGTTAGAGCTATTcatgtttatttgtgtttctaatttatactttaagtttatTTGTAAAAAGTTGTAAGAGAGTGGGTCTCTGTGGCCTTCTCTGAGGTTCACTCTGGCATTCTTTAGCATTTTTCgtttttaatttcataattgTAGGTCATTAGCATGCATATCGAGTTCGCCCTTACGTGGTGGGAATTCAAACACCCAAAGACCCACTGTTTGCACAAAACTGTTCTCGCTGGTTTGGAATAGGCTGCCATGCTTTTTTAATGTTATTGCAGCATGTATGTTCATTACAGAATTCAGATAAATTTGCTTATATTCTATTATTTTGGATCTCATCTTAATCACAGTGAGCTCTTCATTAGCTCAATATGTGGTTTGCCCTCAAGTGTGCACTCTTGATTACTTTGTACTATATGCCACCATGAGTACTGACATTAGAGTTGTTTAAAGTCCGAGAACTGGAAACAGCTTTCCCCCCATTTTCTGTGTGAAACGGTGGGaaggaaaagtagagaaagaaatgcCAATTCTAGCCTAAAACTTTATTCGCCAAGTTTTCTTAGAATGAATTTTACCAATTTATGAATTCTTGTAAACAGAATTTATACTGGAAATACTGAAAGACTTTTCCCCTAAAGTGACATTATTGACTGCTGGTGTGATGCTACTGTAATGTAATAAATGATTAAGTTGTTGCGAAGTGCTGTTTTtgccttaaaattttattttgtgagtCTTGAAAACTATAGTGTTAAAGGTATTGATACTGTGCAAATGCCAGGCATGCTTGGCATGAGATAATCtgtttcatttttacaatatCGTAATATAACTATGCAAGTGTttattaaaagaacacaaatttacAAAGTTATAGGATTTAAAAAGTTATGGAGTGAAAAAGTTAtgggataaaaaagagaaaaattgtggcaaaaatgtagaaaaaagttTTACACAAAGTTACCAAATGTTATGAAACAGAACTTATGGGATTTAAAAAACAAGTCatgggataaaaataaaaattcaaagcagTTCCGTGTCAGCAAAGCCTGGAGAAGTGGGGCTGGAGTCTCCACCGCCACCATGACCCTACCACCCCTTCCCAGTCACCCCTTTACAATTAGGGTGGCAAGACAAgaccttaaaaagtaaaaatttttaagcATGACTCTGACGGCCTCCTTACTCTCAGCATAGCAACTTTTCTCTCACGGGGGCTCCCGCCTTCTTATTCAGAGAGGTAAGTGAGGCAGGACAGTGGGGCTAACTGTGGACCAGGCGAGCACGTGGGCTGCTGGCGTGGGCCCCCTTCCCCAGTGTACACATTTTGTCTGTGTAATGTTTTGTATATTCCAGAGGGTAGGGCCACCCCTGTATGGTACCTAGCTGTGGTTGGAGCTGGCATGTGGGGAGGAGGTTCTAATAATTATTTGTGGCTGGGAAACTTATTTATTGCTAGCACAGGACAGAGAAAGGAGGCGGGGATGGGGTCGTGGCTCCCTGGTGATGCGACtcctgtttattttgctttttattttggaataaacaGATTTAACCATACTCCTCGGCCTGGTGTGCTCCCATTTCCCTCAATGGGTCCTGGAGTTTGTGCCACCAAACGAGGAGCCCCAGAGTGTCTTGAGCATGTCCAGCTAGGCTGTTGGGGACCTTCCAGGCTTGTTACCTGTATGCTGCCTGGTGGCACCTGGGGGATTCCACAGGGACTGCCATGGCGCCTGCAGGGCGCAGTCTGGCCCTGACAGCCAACAGGCTCAGAAGCCTGATTTAGAGGTGGCTGGGAAGACAGGTACCAGCACCTAAGGGCACTGACTTCCACCCAGCCCAGGCGTCTTCCATTCCGTCCCCGTGCCTCCCTCTCCTGTCTGCACCTGGTGGCCTCTTCTGTCTGTCCCTCCAGAGTGCCGGCTGCCCCGCAGGCTCCCTCCAGGCTGCGTTCATGGCCCTGCCCCCTGGTGGCCAGAGCCTTCTTCACAGGATAAGAGCCAGGGAAGCTCCAGGGGCTTTCCTGGAAAAGTGAACCTTGGAAAGGGTATGTCCTTTTCACTGCTCCCAACAGCACCCTAGAAATGGCTTGGCCTTTCCCCTCCCCTGAGCTCCACAGAGAACACAGCCAGCAGAGGACACATTTCCCCGCCATCCAGAAATGGGTGTGAGGGACAGCAAGACTGGTAGAGACTGTCAGGCCACACAGCTGCCTGCACAGCACTCCCATGCTTCgtaggaggtgggagggatggcGGGGGCTGGCTCTCCATAGGCCAGGCAGGACAGGGAGGCTCACTGGAGGTGCTTCACTTTGGAGGGGCAATGTCAGGGGACAGCTTTCTCTTATTGGCACACAAGACTCCAAAAAGACAGCATTGTGACTGATTCCCAGTGCTAGAGGCCAGGCAGCCAGCCACATGtagcggtgtgtgtgtgtgtgtttgtgtgtgtgtgtgtatttatagatatttatagaacagggcaggggcATACCACAGAGGAGGGCACATGTTTTCAGCAACAGTCACACCTGGAAGTGTCAGCTCACCACTACAACAGACCAAGTCACAGATGAAGAGGGCTGGCTTTGGGGCCGGGGGAGCCACTGTCAAATCACAGAACAGCCGCCCAAGCAGGCTTGGAAAGGGAGGCCTCCCAGAAGAAGGGGGATCTATTTAGAGGTCGAAGGAGGGCCTGGGGCTCTCAGGATGGGATGGAATTGCAGGACCCGATCGGCTGGCAGttggagagaaagcagagagaaaacaggagGGAGAAAAGTGAGCAGAGAGCTGATGAGGCAACTGCAGAGCACAGATGTGCCACAGCAGCTGTGGGAGGGTCGGGGAGGGGAGGGCACAGGTGTGGGCGTGTCAAGGTTCCTGGAAAAGAGGGACTGGAAGGGAAAGGCGAGGAAGATGGAGGGAGGAGCCAGAGCTTCACAGGTAGTGCCTGGGGGCTGTGGCAGCCCTCCCCACCCACGCACGCTGGCCTCTTCCATGGCACCCAGATAATGCACCCACCGGTCAGACCAGTGCTTAGCCTCCTCGGGCTTCCCTCTTCTCTTGTCACCCTGTCTTCCAACCCACTGATTCGGGACCACCTCTCGCCTCAGGGAGCCCAACGCAACAGCCACCAGGCCTGATAGAGACGGAACACTGCTTGAACCAGGATGATGAAGCTAAAAGGGATGGATGGCTGAAGTGATCGCCGAGAGAACCCTCTGGGTGGTCAGAACGCCCAGGATCCTCTGAAGGGaccctgggggaggcagggagggcaggcCGCCGGATGCCACTGGCTATAGACTTATAAGTCTAATAGGGGAGCCTCAGCTTGTTGGGGGTTGCAGGTCGCAAGAGTGAGACTGGGCCCTTCCTGTTGGGAAAAGCAGAAGAGGGAGAGTCCATGGCAGGGGAGGTGGGTGGGCTTGCTGGGCAGAGCTCAGCTGGGAGTCCCCTTGGTTCAGTAGCAGCTCAACCAGGCACTGTGGTCCCCTTGGTTGAATAGCGGAGGCAACCTCTAGGAGCAACAGGCCAAGGTGAATGACCCTGCTGACCGGCGGTAGTGCTTCAGCAGGGGCCAGGGACCCTGCCTTCCGTCACACACTGGCAGCTATGATGAGacctgggagggagagaagggggctGTATGTCCCTACCTGGCCTGTGAGGTGTGTTCTGGGTTGACCGTGTGTATGGGACTCTCGAGGTTTTATCCTAGGTCACCACTGGATTGCCGACAGATAGAGGAGGTGGGACCCTGACTCTCACCCCTCCTCTGCAGTGGATTTGGCTCTCAGCACTCCCAGGCTGGGAGCCGGATACTCTGCCCTGGCAGCATGACTCAGACTGCACAACAGGTACCGCGTACCCAGGATGACATTCCTAGGCCTCTGGCTGCCTCAGAGTGTGGCCCCACACACAACCCCCTCCAAGCTCTAAGCCCTTACACCATAAACCATGAGCTTTCTGATGGTTCCAGAGAGCACCCACGTCTGTCAGCTTGGGCACAGAGTCTGTTCCAAGAGCCCCAGGCTCAGCCATGGGGGCTGGGGGACTTTGGGGCCTTGGGAGCCAGCCCTCGTACCTGGGTCCGGCAAGGACTCTCAGCACCTGCAGCCTAGAGTTGTCCACAGACCACGTGGGCGTGCTGATGGTGGCCTTGTTGATGTTGCCGATGACGCTGAGCGCCTCCTTCAGGATGTGGTGCATGTACAGCATCTCGGCGCACCGCTGTGCCTGCTCTGCTGACTCCTCCATCAGCGTGTTCTGGTCCCCACACGAGTACAGGGACAGGACTCCTGGTTGTCCTGCAGGTTCAATTTCAGGGCGCCAGGGTGGACAGCAGCTCTGAGAAGATGAACTCCTTGGTCTGAGAGTGGGCACAGAGGGAAGGAGGTTGGGACCTGATGCCTGcgctgccctggcctcctgccGGGCCCTTCTGGGACTGTCTGCTGGACTTGGAGCCCTGAGTATGGCTTCTACACAGCTTCTACACCGCTTAGACTCAAAGATCTGCCTCCCCACCGCCCTTTTCTCACTCAGATAGGAACACTGAGGTCCAGAGGAAAAGTcacctgtccaaggtcacaggtCTGGGAGGGGACCCAGGACCTATCATGCCACCAGCACACCTGTCtactcagttttttaaataaattttttttggagataggatctcacttggtcacaaggctggagtacagtgggcgagatcaccactcactgcagcctcagcctcttgggctcaaagtGATCCCCCAATGTCAGCCtgtcgagtagctaggactataggcacgtgccaccaccaagcccagctatttttaaaatttttgtgtagagaccaggtctcactatgttgcccaggctggtcttgaactcctgggctcaagctatcctcccgccttggccgcccaaagtgctgggattacaggcatgggtcaccatcCTCAGTCCCATGTTATATTTCCATGAGATAGCTCTGGTCTGGACCGTGCCTGCCACCCTGGACCTGGTCCCATAGGGCTGGTTAGCATCTCCCCCAGGCCAACATGGCTATCTCCATCCCCAGTGCCACAGGAGCCCCCTGTCCCCATGAGGTGGTGCATGCATGTTGTTGATCATGACGTGCATGATGGTCTTGGGTGTGACATCAACCGTGAGGTCCCACATGGTGTTGTTGGCAATGGCCATGTTGGAGTCCTCCAGGttctgggttgtttccatttgCCGCTCCA encodes:
- the LOC139355480 gene encoding golgin subfamily A member 8B-like isoform X2, whose protein sequence is MTQSPKYPHPISGSSAHSANFQLEGEWRLWDLGARGSRLPHSLNIDLDGGKAYTSPLKEYWHRNSPAVPAEAKRNRKTNGSSPETSTSAGCHSAQDSPCQEQAVVLDSRSVKISRLNNTIKSLEQQKKQVEHQLEEEKKANNEKQKAERELEVQIQRLNVQKKKLIIDVYRTKRSLIYFEEESKDLAARLQRSSQRTEELERALSAVTATQKKAADKSSSRSETLLKTQLERSLQERALLKAHVTQVKESLKLVQLQRDEYAEHIKAERAQWQETMRKMSQELCTLKKEKLHDMHRVEELERSLSQLKHQMAEPQPPEPPAVPPEEELQHLRKELERVSAELQAHVENHQHNNENKSALYLEMQVEELQEKLGQVNETGTSIQKEPEAAVPAPGTGGESVSGETPQALQEVMEKLESGLMDLLEEKADLRERVEKLEHRFTQYWRERCHQKIKQLIKEPEGHATEATPGGGHHQTGPRRRDEGGAARAAGVAVAAGADRNKGHRKFLAAAQSPDNEPGPEAPPPQELGAAHKHGDLCEVSLRVSAETGQGEATEGSPQDNPTAQPIAQEHQEHQEHPGLGSNRCVPFFCWAWLRRRRR
- the LOC139355480 gene encoding golgin subfamily A member 8A-like isoform X1, encoding MLPVDVNERNSEGLDTEGNRICPCVLHGAGPTSCATLKDLEVGGSGWRCSDQAGQPSNLLPQQGLGAPLPAETAHTHPSPNDCSLYLSPDSCSTSSPLHAPQSPCQEQAVVLDSRSVKISRLNNTIKSLEQQKKQVEHQLEEEKKANNEKQKAERELEVQIQRLNVQKKKLIIDVYRTKRSLIYFEEESKDLAARLQRSSQRTEELERALSAVTATQKKAADKSSSRSETLLKTQLERSLQERALLKAHVTQVKESLKLVQLQRDEYAEHIKAERAQWQETMRKMSQELCTLKKEKLHDMHRVEELERSLSQLKHQMAEPQPPEPPAVPPEEELQHLRKELERVSAELQAHVENHQHNNENKSALYLEMQVEELQEKLGQVNETGTSIQKEPEAAVPAPGTGGESVSGETPQALQEVMEKLESGLMDLLEEKADLRERVEKLEHRFTQYWRERCHQKIKQLIKEPEGHATEATPGGGHHQTGPRRRDEGGAARAAGVAVAAGADRNKGHRKFLAAAQSPDNEPGPEAPPPQELGAAHKHGDLCEVSLRVSAETGQGEATEGSPQDNPTAQPIAQEHQEHQEHPGLGSNRCVPFFCWAWLRRRRR
- the LOC139355480 gene encoding golgin subfamily A member 8B-like isoform X3; translated protein: MAEETPQNRLAAAKKKLKEYWHRNSPAVPAEAKRNRKTNGSSPETSTSAGCHSAQDSPCQEQAVVLDSRSVKISRLNNTIKSLEQQKKQVEHQLEEEKKANNEKQKAERELEVQIQRLNVQKKKLIIDVYRTKRSLIYFEEESKDLAARLQRSSQRTEELERALSAVTATQKKAADKSSSRSETLLKTQLERSLQERALLKAHVTQVKESLKLVQLQRDEYAEHIKAERAQWQETMRKMSQELCTLKKEKLHDMHRVEELERSLSQLKHQMAEPQPPEPPAVPPEEELQHLRKELERVSAELQAHVENHQHNNENKSALYLEMQVEELQEKLGQVNETGTSIQKEPEAAVPAPGTGGESVSGETPQALQEVMEKLESGLMDLLEEKADLRERVEKLEHRFTQYWRERCHQKIKQLIKEPEGHATEATPGGGHHQTGPRRRDEGGAARAAGVAVAAGADRNKGHRKFLAAAQSPDNEPGPEAPPPQELGAAHKHGDLCEVSLRVSAETGQGEATEGSPQDNPTAQPIAQEHQEHQEHPGLGSNRCVPFFCWAWLRRRRR
- the LOC112426264 gene encoding uncharacterized protein, with the translated sequence MAPTASCTPWTHSWSGKWKQPRTWRTPTWPLPTTPCGTSRPRSSSSQSCCPPWRPEIEPAGQPGVLSLYSCGDQNTLMEESAEQAQRCAEMLYMHHILKEALSVIGNINKATISTPTWSVDNSRLQVLRVLAGPRYEGWLPRPQSPPAPMAEPGALGTDSVPKLTDVGALWNHQKAHGLWCKGLELGGGCVWGHTLRQPEA